In Rosa chinensis cultivar Old Blush chromosome 1, RchiOBHm-V2, whole genome shotgun sequence, a genomic segment contains:
- the LOC112182262 gene encoding disease resistance protein RUN1: MASASSRRQWKYDVFLNFRGEDTRYGITDHLYTALAQRGIITFRDDPYLDRGKSIRPALLAAIEESRCAIVILSRNYASSSWCLDELVKIIQCMKDMGQQVLPVFFWVDPSDVRHQTGSFELKRKTQVEVTEHEEVHGKNENRLNAWRAALTEVANLSGWDFTGGYPTNLIDEIVNHILKKSVYTSSSVDKGFIGMNSRIDDLFSNYICPRLGGVRFIGIHGMRGIGKTTLARAIHDEICQDFDRTCFLSNVREMSKKNGLVSLQEKLLSRILVAKIENIDDEYTGAAMIERQLCRIKVLVVIDDVDQLTQLEKLAGSRNWFGPGTRIIITTTDFQLLKAHDVDATYKANGLNCDEALQLLSLKAFKKCPPPEDYLHLCYDIIGYAQGLPLALVVLGSFLFGRSADKWASAIDRLKNTPDKRIIEVLRISFDGLDEKDQEIFLHIACFYKGKDKDRVTQILDYCQLDPVIGSDVLADRSLISISNNELSMHDLLQELGWEIVREQSPKEPGKRSRLWSHEDINNVLKKNKVRV, translated from the exons ATGGCGTCAGCCTCTTCTCGTCGTCAATGGAAATACGATGTCTTTCTCAATTTCAGGGG ggAAGATACCCGCTATGGTATTACCGATCATCTGTATACTGCACTAGCTCAGAGAGGAATTATCACCTTTCGGGATGACCCATATCTTGATAGAGGAAAATCCATTAGGCCTGCACTTTTAGCTGCAATTGAGGAGTCTAGATGTGCGATTGTCATTCTCTCACGGAACTATGCTTCTTCGtcatggtgcttggatgaactcgTCAAGATTATTCAATGCATGAAAGACATGGGCCAACAAGTCCTCCCCGTCTTCTTCTGGGTGGATCCATCTGATGTGAGGCACCAAACGGGAAGTTTTGAGCTCAAAAGGAAAACCCAAGTAGAAGTAACggaacatgaagaagttcaTGGGAAGAATGAGAACAGACTAAATGCCTGGAGAGCTGCTTTGACTGAGGTAGCCAATCTTTCTGGCTGGGATTTTACGGGTGG ATATCCAACAAACCTAATTGACGAAATTGTTAATCACATACTAAAGAAGTCCGTGTATACATCTTCAAGTGTTGACAAGGGCTTCATAGGAATGAATTCCCGCATTGATGATTTATTCAGCAATTACATATGTCCGCGGCTTGGTGGGGTGCGTTTTATAGGGATCCATGGCATGCGGGGCATAGGTAAGACAACACTTGCTCGAGCTATCCATGATGAAATTTGCCAGGATTTTGACCGAACCTGCTTTCTTTCCAATGTTAGAGAAATGTCTAAAAAGAATGGCCTAGTTTCTCTACAAGAAAAACTTCTTTCCAGAATCCTGGTGGctaaaattgaaaatatagACGATGAATACACAGGAGCTGCTATGATAGAAAGGCAGTTGTGTAGAATAAAGGTGCTTGTTGTTATTGATGATGTGGATCAGTTGACACAATTAGAGAAATTGGCTGGAAGTCGCAACTGGTTTGGTCCAGGGACTAGAATTATCATAACCACCACAGATTTTCAGTTGTTAAAGGCACATGATGTTGATGCTACGTACAAGGCTAACGGCTTAAACTGTGATGAAGCACTtcaacttttgagtttgaaggcTTTTAAGAAATGTCCCCCACCAGAAGATTATTTGCATCTGTGCTATGATATTATAGGGTATGCTCAGGGGCTTCCATTGGCTCTCGTGGTTTTAGGTTCTTTTCTATTTGGTAGAAGCGCTGATAAATGGGCAAGTGCAATAGATAGGCTAAAGAACACACCAGACAAACGCATTATTGAGGTGCTTCGGATTAGTTTTGATGGACTGGATGAAAAAGACCAAGAAATATTCCTACATATTGCTTGCTTTTACAAGGGGAAGGATAAGGATCGTGTGACACAAATACTAGACTATTGCCAGCTAGACCCTGTCATTGGTTCAGATGTACTTGCTGATAGATCTCTCATAAGTATCTCCAACAACGAACTGTCGATGCATGATTTGCTACAAGAATTGGGCTGGGAAATTGTTCGTGAACAGTCTCCCAAAGAGCCAGGCAAACGTAGTAGATTATGGTCTCATGAAGACATCAACAATGTGCTGAAGAAAAATAAGGTAAGAGTTtga